ACTTTTGCCCCTTATGTGAAGGATTTAAAAAGTAGGAAGATATAAGcccaaattttctttctgatgacTGCACAAGTGAACCATGTTTTTTCTTACAGACTGgacttttcagaaagaagtaTCAGAGGTCTATGATTTATTatctgaaataaacattttttggggaaaaaaaaagctttcaaacacaaaactcggaaaaggaagacaagctaatctgcaaaacagcaaaaccatCAGCTGAGGTTAGATAGGAGGCTGCATATGACAACAGCTTGCTGTACGCAGGGCAAAGATTGAAGATTAATTTCACTATAACACTCCACAGAAGTGAGCTCTCATCTGAGGTGAGGAAGTAAGCAAAGCTTTTCCAACTGTTAAAGACAAGGGCCAGTACAAATAGGATAAATGTTCCTCTTTAGCATACAATCACAAAAAAAAGGATGacattttagtttttattattttatatttggcCAGGACTTTTAAAGGAAGgacttttaaaggaaacatcAAAACATTCACTTTTCTGTAGGTCTAGAAAGGATTCagtcttcccccacccccacctcccGTAGGATTTCTATTGGCCCTTCTTATATTCACACTGCAAATTAGTTGGGAATAGCAGTATTTATACTAGATCAGCAACGTCTGGTTCTTATCCGAATGTTCCACCTAAAGAGGATGCCAGTTCTCATGGATTGGACAGCCCACCCTGCAGCATTCCTGAGAATTGTACAATATAATAATCTTGAAAGTCAGCAGAGTGGATTATCCACTTTTTTCTGGACTTGAACTTGTGACCTTAACAGtagcacagcagaaagcaaatgtgCTATGCACTTTGCCATAGTAACCTTCCATGTATTCTTTTCAACTTAAATACACACAATTGAAACAGCTACAATTTTGGAAAATTATGTACAAAccctatatttttttctttttgattacatataaatacaaattagCTATTCTTCTAAAAAGTGGTTAtaatagtaaataaatacaaaataagaatCTGACCATTATACTTCATGTGCTGGGGTTAAACCCATATAAAATGTACaactaaaatacatttaaaatctttaaaggaatatttctctgattaaaatatttgttttcccaaCTTTTTCGTagacataaatatattttcaaaatagttgtgtttttttttctttccatttcattaCATAAATAAAGTCTTCATTGGGAAATATTAAAgtgtcagctttttttttttttttgtatttgtctaATATATTTGCTGTGTTAGCGGCACCCACAACCCTCCACAACCATGTCTTGATAGTTCTTTAATACAACTTTTTCATTCTCATCAAGGTAGAGCATGGAAATAGCACTCAGTTCTGTCGGCACACAGCAAGCCTTGGGGATTTTGGAATTCACTGAATTGACCAAAGTCTGAACAATGGCATGGTTTGTTGAGTTTAGATGATCTGCCAGTGGAAAAGGACATTCCCCGTGGCAGTAAAAGGCACTATACCCCGGTGGGGCAACAATCCAGTCATTCCACCCCACATCATTGAAGTCCACATATAACGGATGCCTTTTGCAACTGTATTTGTGGCGTTTACgctgtttgtgttttgcttgacgcttttctcttttatgaagCGGGTGTCCCTTGCCATCATGCCCAAACGTTACTAATAATGGCCTGAGCTGAGACCAGCTATCTTCATCCTGATGTAAAGACCTGCTAATCCTAACGTGCCTCTTGGAGGCACTGTTCTCTTTGTCCAAGTGAACCACCTCTACCACAAACCCATGATTAGGTTGTCCATGTGCAATCCACCTCAAAACAGCTGGCGTTACATCAAAACTTTCCCATTTACTTGCATTATGATGCACCAACCTGGTGTCCAAAAGTCTTGTGACAGGGTCCTTAGAGGTGGCTGTGGCTGGCTTtataatttcataaatattaataCGGTGATGGTAGCTGCTGTTGTTCTCAAAGGCTCCGTGCACCTGTTTCCGAAAAATCTGGAGTTCAGCTGAGGTGATAGACTCCTCGTTAGGGATGGAAGTTAAATTAAAGAAGAAACGCCGTGCTGTTTTCCCACTTGTTTCTGGCAGTTCTTCCAAAACTTCTAATTTGAttaaacagggaaaataaaaaaaatttaaaaaaaagagagaaagaaagaaaaaaatcaggaactgAGACAAGCAACCAAACCCCTCAGTCTGCTGTTGGCAACTTTCAAATGACAGCTAATATGTGACACACAAGATCTGAAAGACTTTCAGGCAGAAAATACCGTCTCCCTtgtctttctgtttatttatgCAAGCATGTATAGCATGAAGTTAAGAATGCTTCATTCATTGTTATGCATTTTGATTGAACACTGGTGCCCTTTGCATTCCAGGTGGTTATAATAAGTGGCAAGAAACACCCAGCATTACTTAGGAATTCAAGGACATTTGTGAGAAAACTCTAACACTATCGTTAGTGGGGGTCTGATGAGAATCATTAAAAGTGACTGAGGACTCAGGGTAACTgttgcatttctgctttttgcaaGAATACGGCTCTAATGTTGCTCCCTTCAACTCCATTCCAAAAAATATTACTCTGCAATTTAGGTGACTTACAAATCTTAACGTATGTCTCTTAATTAGAGATGGTGAACTCAACATCTGTAACAGTACTTCATGAAGCACTCCCTAGTATTTACCTAAAAGGGCCAAAAAGAATGCCAGGAAGGTTCAGCTGCTAAATAGGGGTCAATGGTAAAGGGATAATGAAACAAAGTCGCTTCTAAACAACAGATTTtcaaaaccacaggaaaaaaaaaatacttaagtcACTAAACCCCAGGCCATTCCCACCTTCGAGTCCACAAATAATTGACTGGAGCTTCAGAGGGAGTAAAATACATCTAGGGTTGCTAAGAACTATGTTGTTGCTACAGAcattgaagaaattaaaagtatttccCAAAACAACTCTCTCGCAAATCATGGGTTTTAATTTTGGTACTAAGCATCCTAGAGAAACATTCACTTTCTAAGGGGAAGCTGTAACTGCTGTTTGCAATTCTTAGTCATGTAACCGTTCCCTGTTGATTCCAGTATGACTTTTTGCATAAGGTAAGGCTCAGCTTTACAGTATTTCAGGACTCGACCAGTATTTGTAAATATGCAGATGTTTTGAGTGGTCACAAGACAAACTTCTGCTCTCATGAGGCCACTAACACAGAGTCAGAACTCAGTAAAAAAATGGAGTCACATTGATATTCTTCtaaattttgtgaaaattatGGACTAGCTTTTATGTCAAAAACAGTCTTTGCTGTAACAGTATGACTAATTCAAACAGTAGATTTTTACACTTGCCTAAGAATTATAGTTTGCCCTTTTCAGCTCCTCTCTCGCACAGCCTCACGCTCAGGTTTAACGTGAATGCCCCATGCACTGACTCTTCCCCACTTGCTGCTAGGCGTTTACTTTCCACGTAGGGAAACGCAGACAATGAACGGTTGCATTTCATCACCCATCTCCTTTCTCACGATAACGCTTCCACTAAACAGCACATCCACTTCTCCAAGGCCACCTCCTTTATCCAGCAGAAGCGTTAAATACTAACGCATTACTTTTCTCAACACAGCTGTGCATTAAAAGCACGAGAAAAGTGCATTTTCGTTTACTTTTACAGCGGGACCACTGCATGCCAGCACCGGAGACTAGCAGCCAGGAATGATTACAACCTGGGGAAACGTTTCCCAAAGAGCACGCGAGCGACACGCGCGCCACCGGCTCCACGGGCCTACCCGCGCCGTGGCTAACGCCGCAGCGACTATTTTGGCTATGTATGCCGGGAAACGCACCCAAGTTGCTCAGCGAGGGCCTGTCCCAGAGGGTCCGCTGCCTCGGTGGGCTGCAGGCGAGGAGGGGTGGAGGTGCTGCTGGACCGGGTTACCTGCAGGCGAGAGCCGAAACCTGGCCACGGCGCTTTTAACCAGCCGCAGCGTTGGGTCCGGGCTAAACGGCTCCTCGACGGCGGGGCGAGGGAGCGCTTGAGGAGGCCACGATCGATCGTTTCATCGATCTCTCACGGGGATTAGATGAGGATTAGAAACCTCCTCAGCGGCCCCGGCTCAGCCGCACGTTACGGGGGGACTTTCCTGCTCTTTAGCCTCGCGAAAGAAAAGCTACCTGTGGGAACGCTTAACGCGGAGCCGCTCTGGTTTAGCGGAGAAGGTAAATAAAGCAGGAGCCTCTCGTGGGacggagggaggaggaggaggaggaggaaaggttcTCGGAGCAGGCGCACCGCGGCAGAAACCCCGGAGCCTGCAGCCGGGGCTCTGGAAGCTCACCCGGCTGGAGGCACACCGCCGCCCCGGTGAATTTAACAAGCCCCTGTTACCGGCGGCCGAGCTTACGCGCTCCCGGGGAGGAATCCGCCCCGACGCTCCTCCTCCggccctcccccttccctccgctCCCTCAGCCCGTCccgccgccgcagccgccgCGCGCCCCGAGCCCGCGCCCGTCCCCGGCCCCCCCACGCGCCCCCGGCCTCGCGCCCCCGCCCCTACCTTCGTGGTGGAAGCTGCGGACGGTGTTGGCGCGGCTGGCGGCCCTCTCCAGCGGGTAGCCGAGGGCCGGCggctgccccagctgctggccCGCGTGCAGGCGGTAGAGGTCCAGCATGTAGGGGGGGATGACGACGTCCTTGCCGGGGCTGGGCCGCCGCTTCAGCCCGAACATGTGGAGCAGGCGCAGCTCGAACTCGCTGAGGAGGTCCTCGGGGCGCTGCGCGGCCGAGGCGGCGCGGCCCGGCTCGCTGAAGCGCCGCCGGCCCACCTCCGGCATGAGGCCGGCCGCGCCGCCCAGCAgcacctggcagagcagcagcgcCAGGAGGGAGCGGGTCGCGGCAACCATGATCAACCtgcgcggaggaggaggaggaggcgatGGGAGCCAGTCAGCGCGGACACCGCGCCGGGGGAGCgcgccgcggggggggggggggcggccggggacGGTCCGCAGGTGGGTCCCACCCCGGCGCCCGGCCTggcccccgcggcggggcgAGGCGAGGCGCGGGCCATGGCGAGCGGCgcccgccgcggcccggccgGCACCCGTCGGGCCGCTTCAGGTGCTCGGCGGCGGCGCCCGGCGGAGCGAGGCACGAAAATCCCCGTGGCAGGAGATCAAAGGGAGCGaggcgggacgggacgggggaGCGGGGCGATCCGCAACAAAGGAGCGCGGAGgtgaaggggaggagggggcggcCGCTGTCAGCGCGGCGGGCGCGGCCGGGGggcgccgccggggccgggcccgctGCCCTCGGCGTGGCGCAGGTGTGCGCCCGGCCGGCCGGGGCCGCGGCTGGGACCGCTCCGCGGGGAAAGCTCCGGGAGAGGGAAGGGGCGGCTGCCCGGCCGACGCGCAAAGCGCCCTCCCCGCTGCGCTCCCGTCCCGACCCCCGTGCTTCCCCCCCGAGCcgcgccgagccgagccgagccgcggGGGCTCGGGGCCGGCTCCGCTTCCCCCGCGCCGGGGCTCCGCGGCGGGGCAGCGGCTTCCCCCAAcggagagaaagggagagctATTTTCCCTCGGCGGAGtggcagaaggggaagaaggaaaatacaaatcCTGCTACGTCCTTAGCCAAACCCACAGGACATTCTTCTCCCCCGTGAAACTCTGCGCTggattattataattattattattattgttatgaTTAGTGTCCCGTCCCCCCTCTCTCTTCCAGAGCGCTAGCACCTCCGCCGTGGCCCACGGAGTCATCCTGCGGAGAAGGCTCTCAGCGGATCTGCGACCGCCGAAGTTATACCTGTGTGCAGCAGCAGGGGTTGTGTCTGCAGGAGGGTTTTCTGCTCTCGGGGTGTTTTTCCCGCATCACTTGGTGTTACTCCAAACTTCGCTGCTGCTCCTCTACAGCTGCCGAGCAGAAAATAGAAGTTCCCTGAAGTACAGTCCGCCTCAGAAACATACTTTTAGCAGCTGGTTGAGGAGGCAGAAGGCAAGTCCCGGCCAGGGAAGGGCTTCTCCCTTTTAAAAGCAGCGATCGAAAAGTTGttgcttcttcttcttcttcttcctcctcctcgcgtgtgtgtgcgtgtgcctGCCCGTGAATGGGTCCCTATGTGTCTACGGAGTTAAAAggctccttttaaaaaatgtcctttGCATCACCCGCATCAGACAGATGGACATTTACCGAGACTCCCGCAGCAACATTAAGATGAAGCTTGACTTTTCTCCGCTcccttaaaaagaaagaagaaaggagggaggagggaagaaggaaaaaaaaaaaaaaaagggtggggAGTAGCCTGCTGCTGCCGTCCCGCGTGGAACGGCCGCGCTAGGGGACAGCGCCGGGCTCCCCACCGGCCTGCCCTCCTCCCGCCCCGCACCGCACCATTGCCGGGGGTGGCCGGCCGCCGCCGGGGCTTTTTGTTGCTCGGCGATGTCACGACCCCGGAGGCTCGCGGGCCCGCGCCAATCACAGCCGCCCTGTGGGAGCGGGCTGCGGCCCCGCACGGCTTTTTAAAGGAGAcgccgcctccctccctccgttccttccctccctcctccctcgtCCGCTCCCTCCCTCGCCCGGCTGCCGCCTGCCCGGGTCGCAGTTACCGCCGGGACGAGGGATGGGGCTGACGTCCCGTTAAGCTGTGACACCGGTCTCCGGGAATTGCCCGGCCGGTCCGGTCCCGCGTCCCGCTCCGGGCGGCCGTACGGCCGCCCGGAGCGGGACGCGGGACCGGACCGAGCGGAACAATGACCCATTGTACGGCCCCGAGCGCTCCCGGGCTCCGCCGCCCCAAATCGGATTAGCGCCGTGCCCCGGCCGGCCGGGGTGGTAAGGTGTGAAGGTCACGTAAGGTATCGGGAGAATCCCGGTGctttaaaatcagtttaaattatatatataaacttaTTTACGTTTCTACCTCCGCTAGCAGCAGTGCATGGGAGCCCGAGCCCCGCGGGGCTGGAAACTCGGGGGTTTCCTCTCTGTCCTCCCCCGAAAAACGAGCACCGAGGCTCGGGAGGAGTCTCCTCCCGGAGATGCTGCGGTGCATCGGAGTGCGGGCTCAGCCCCGGCCGGCCGTGCGGACGGCAGAgggtttgttgggttgttttgttggtggggttttttttggagtgtgttttttttttttttttaagatgtggCTGCCCTCCAGTGGTGGAAATGCGGCGGATCTCCGGTCCCGACACGGCAACCCCATCGCAAACCACCCTCTGCCAGCCCACGGTCCCTCGCCTCCTTCCCGGCACCTGGCCCGGGGGTCGAATCGCGCTccctgcggggccgggggcggtggGACGGGCGCCCAGCCGTGCCCACGCCGGTGCTTCCCCGGGTTTGCAGCCTCGACCGCTCGTTGCGGGCCCAGCATCATGCACGGCTCCGTACGGGCAcagaggaggacagaggtggcGGGGGTGAAGAAGACAAGCCCGTGCCCTGTGGGATTGGGCTCCCAATCCGAGCTACGTCCCTGGCTCCCTTTACCGATGCTGGCAAATCTTTTAGTCCTGGTAGGATTTAGTAACTTGTGGGTAGGGGTGCATCCTTTGCCCCGTCTCTTGTTTGTCTGCTTGAGGTCTGCGGTAGGGCCTGGCCCTTCTTGCATAGGTATGTGATACCTAGCAATTTAGGGTCCTCATCAAAGCCGAAGCCATCGGCACACCGTCATTAGCCGGGGTCCTGGTGCTAGCCCAGGCTCCTGCCCAGCAAGGTGAGCGCCCTGTGCTGTGCCTCCTCTTCCGAATACCTCTCAGGGGCTTCATTTGCAAAAGACACAGACAGCCTTTGACACCTTGAATTACTGCGGAGGAGGATTTAAAGCAATAACAACTGAGACAGCTCCATTACCAGCTCCTCCTTTGGGAGCGGCCTTTTCTCTCCATCTTATGACTTTTCAATGTAGGAAAACCACCGATTCGAGGCAGGAATTCAGCGCATTTGGCCTGGAATAATTCCTCCTGTGGACCCtcttctcctgcccttcctATCACATTAGAGTGACTTCAGCTATACTGGCAAAACCTTGCTGCAGGATGAGATGCTCACACGAGGAGTTACATACCAGTGTAACAAACGACCTTAGAACTACACCAGCGTAATTAAAGAGCTGGAAAAGCTCCTTCATACCAACAGCTCCCAACACTTGTTAACCTGATTTTCGCTCGCTGCCACGCATACGGCAGGAGAGGTGACACAGAGCGAGGTGAAATCCTTCAAAAGTTTAGTTACTTTTCCGTTGCATTCCAGCGCAgataatgtttaattttatgaCTTCCTGCAAGTCTTTAGCATGAACTGCAAGTGCTGTGCGGTGTGACTTCAGGGTATGCCAATTATGTAAATCAGCACTAAAATAACAATGGCAACGTAGTTTACACATCACTGACATTAAATGAGCACTTCAACTTCTAATTGCCATTCCAGTTCAATCTGTAGTGGGTCATGCCAGGAAAAAGTCATTTCTTGCCTCAACACTTACTCCCTGTGCCTGGAGCATAGGCTGTACTGTATGCCCGGCTTCGCGTTATCTCCAGGAGCTTTCTGTATTAGATAGGATGATGAGCCTTGCAAGGGAGAAACGTGTTTGTGGTTGTTCTGCAGGCCTGCATATACGCTGCTCTGATATCAAGAGGGTCTTGTAGGTTTGCCCCTctctgattttaaatatttttgaatcagaactagtgtggccagcaggactagggaagcgATCGTCCCCCtctacttggcactggtgaggctgcacctcaaatactgtgttcagttttgggcccctcgctgcAAGACACACATTGGCTGTAAAAGACAACATTTCCCCTTCTAGTTTGTCATCTCTCGGTCTATTTAGATCAGGATCTGCTGGGGCAGTGACTCTGCCTTCTCATCTGTTCCCATGAGTTCCCAAAAGACAACACCAAAGCACTTACAACATGTTCCCTCAATGTACAGACACCCACACCAGAACCTCGGCCGTGCCCCAGCACCTTCCCCACGCTGCCTGCCCGACACAGAGATTTCTCACCAGGGCGGATCCGGCTCTCTTTCAGCCAGTGTGCCGGTGAATATGGGGAATAAGGCCCTCAAAGTGTTGTCCATGAAGGTCTGGTTATGGTTCGTGCCTCATCAGCACAACAATCAACTAACTACCGCTCCGCAGAGCCTTTGAACACTGCATTCAGGCCTGCTCCCACTGCGTCTCTAGCATCAGCCCACCCGAGGCCACGAGCTGAGGAGCATCTTTAACATGATAAAGAGCATTAGAGATAGGTATAACGAATGGAGCGCTTGGTCCGTGGAGCGCAAACACGCCAGGATATGCCTTCCCAGACTTCCAGCTCCCCAAACGACCCTTTGCAGCAGGCATCACGCCCTCGTCCCCTTCCCATCCCTACAGCTGTGCAGATAAAGACACCGAAGCTCAACTGGCCGCATTTCCCGGTGGAGCAATTCCTCACAGACTTCATGAAACTGAGTAATCAAGGGGTACATCAGCTGAACATGCAGCCCCATCGCGGTGGGCTCCCACTGTGTCATTTCACTTTACAGAGTTACTTCTCAGATCAAGCCTGCTCTTCAGCTAAACTCCTGCCAGAGAAACCACCATTTATGCTGAAAAGATCTGGTACAGATACTGGGTTTTAGGAAACCTGACCATGCCTATTTGTTAATCTCCTTTGTGAAACTTCATTTCCCTGCCCCTGAACTTTATATAGTTGACTGGActgattaatttctttctttttttttttttctttcttttggttaGTGTTTTTTTGGAGAGGTGTTGAGCCAGTAAATGCTCAGCTAGTGGCACCTGCTGCTAAGGTTTCAGATCCAGGTGTTCCTTTCCAGGACCCAAACACAGCTGATAGATCGCAGCTGTAGGTATTGTTGGGTTTTCTTAGTAAAATGATAGAAAAGTATCCAAATAAGGATAGGTTTTACAACATGGTAAAAGTCTTTTTTCAAGACTTTTCTTCTTACAAATACTATACCaaatcacatttatttattgctaCCATgtagtgtctttttttccaacCTGGTTAAACCGCAACCGTCAGTGTTGATGGCTGCAGGCAGAAGACTTCAGCTGGAAGACCTAGATGAGAAATGCTCACCAGGGTCTCTGAACATAATTTGTAATCCTTAACAAAATGACCTAATTTCTGGTCTAGTTAGAGACGCAGGTCTGCAGGAACACTTGCAACGCTCTATGCACATTGATAGTCAACAGTTTTACTACTCACTTTGGCAGACCAGTTAGACCAACGCCGAGCATTTTTGAAAATTCCCACTTTAGACCACTGTCCCTTGGATATGATAAATATGTGAGATGTgaaatagtagtagtagtaagcTTTTTGTAGATGTTGCACGTTTTAGTGAATAAACCTCTTGATAAAAAACTGTGCTGAAGTATGAAACATGTACATGGTACGGCATCAAATGCTGGAGGGGTGACTTCCGAAAATGAGTTAAGATGTGTTACTGATGTTGAGGTTTTGGCTTCATAACGGGTGGAGATTATCggaaagcttttctgtttctgaactgTGCTTCCTGCTGGCATCTGTGTGAATATGATGTGTGGCCATTCTTGAAAACATTACTTAACACTGTTTTTTGAAGACATATTTGTCTTTTGGTGGTTTGTGTTTTAACATGTATCAATTGTCTCTGCTGCACAGCCTGTCTCCTGTTCCATGAAGGATGGATTCTCACCCGAGAAGGTAATCTACAAGGTggtgatttgtttttaaagagggGAAAGGCAGTTCATTCAGAAACGtctatttctttcttattcACCTTTGCTGAAATCTGGCAGCTCTTCAAAGCTGTTGCTCTGTTTCACAGCGAGTCTCAATTTCATTCATCAAATCTCAGCTTTCCTTCCATCACAGCGGCGGGGAAATTGGAATTTATCAGGAAATACAACGCAGACCCGGTATTCTCCACATTTCCAGTATGTCTCCATTGCTAATGAGCAGTAACAGTTGCTCCTAACAATGCTATATCTGCAAACGTAGGCTGCAGTAATCAGTTCACAGGGCTGCACAACTTTTatgttgtaaaataaatttctacaagttgtaatcatagaatcatagaattgtgtgggttggaaaggacctcaaagatcatctagttccaacccccctgctacgggcagggacaccctgccaATtgctggggaaagaggaaaaagggatgCTGGcataatacctttttttttttactattttccCCTTAATGGTACAAACTTCAAAATTTCAAAATCCAGTATTTGACCTGTAGCTTTTCTCATTaagaggtgaaaaaaatgctgtaacgCCTCTGTACAGCCTGGAGAACAACCGAGCCATCACCAGACAGATTCCGAGGCACCGCCAGCAGTTACGTACATTTAATTATATGCAATAGGACTAGTCCCAGACTGTCAGGCTAGGGAGATCCAGTAGACAGTGAAGTGACTACGATTCAGGAGACCTCAATCTCTTCGCAGCGCTAGACgtgtcctttttcttccctttgtgcctcagttttctCTCCGTTGAAATGGGGATGATGATGCTGACCCCCACTTGTAAATCCCTGCAAGACCTTCTAGTAAAAGCACTAAGAGGCATTGCTTTTGTTTGGGGCTAAATGCTAGGTTAATGCCAATAGTAATTTCAAATATCTGGAATCCCAGGGCTCAATCTTGCCCTAAAGTCAGTGGCAAAATTCCTACTGGTTTCGGTGGTACAGGTTCACGTGTTTAAGCGGTAAAGAGACAGGGATGCCGACTATTCTGGTCGGAAGATTCGGAGCAAAgagggattttttaattatgtaagTCTTGTTAGGCAGACAATGAGGTGAGGGTGTTCCCCtacatgaaagagaaatggCTGCGTCACAGATGGTCCACTTCAGGAGCTTATAATTTCATCACTGCAGAGATATTGACGTCAAGTAAAATGGAGGATAATATAAAGTTACGCATATTGCCTTAAGAAGTGCATATTTTAGCAGTGAAACGGGATAAtgttttgcaattaaaataaaataaagacaagCGTGACGTTCTGTTTAAGCAGATTGTCTGTATGAAGGCTTTATTGTAGCTGCAGATTTAGGGCATATGAAAAGGTTTTCTGTGCTCAGTTGCAGGATGAAAAACATTGCATCATCAGGCATTCTTGTTCTCTAACACTTCTTTGCCAGTATGCCTTTGATAATGAATgcttgcaattttattttctggtgtAAAGTCATGTTTTCTCAGGTCATTATCATTCCAATTTTTAAATATCCTCTTAAAACTAGACAGAACTACGGAAAGTAATAGTAAAGCTTTGTGCCTGCTCTGCGGCATGTGCTCGGCGCAAGCGATCAGCTGCTGCACCTGCTTCACGCTGGCAGTAAAGCTATTTGCAAGTTGCTTTCAATTACGTCCCTTGttcccagctgtgcccagtTTCCAGAGAAGCTCTGATGGGCGCAGGTCTCAGTTCAACCCCCACCCTGTAACTTTTATTTGGtagtttgtttgcttgtgtgcCACAAAATTTACTGACCAGTGGGGGGTCTTAGGAGAACAACATCCTTTGACCGTTCCCGGGCTCTTGTCTGCTCTGGCGCTGCAGCATTCCCTCTGCGGCATTCCAGAAAGCACGCTCTAAATTGCAGAAACCAATTATTAGTGGCACACGTTGAACTGCTTCATGGTATCGTTTATCCCTGGAACATCTGTAGCCCCAAAGTCATAATACTCTTCCTGTACTCTGCCTACCCATTCCTCCccaagaagaggaagaactgcTACCTGTTTTACAGAGCGCGGTGAAAGGCTGTTTTTCTAAGACGTATACAGGTTCCCAAAGATCTATATAGGTCACACTGAGATTTTCAACGATGCATAATCAGGTTAGACACAGTTTTGGGGTTAAAATCCCAAAACTTCAGTGAGACGTAAGTACTCAGCAGACATTTTTTGAAAAGCCCAACACCAAATCTATTACCCAGTAGTTTCCTGACGAATTCCTGCAGTGCCTCGTCCATGATTCTTACTGCAACCCCTAAATCCTAGCAGGAACAGAATCATCTCCTTCAACTACGGAGAAAAGCTCTATCTTGTACGAGTCTATCTGCGCTGAAGAGAGAAGGTTTTTTACAACCTCGGTCAGGACAATAAAGATACCGGCCAGGGTATCGACGTATGGATTTGTTCCCAAACTGGCTCAGGCACCGTAGCGGAGGTGCGCAGTGAATTCCCTCTCCTGCTGtgccaccacctcctcccttttgcttttcttcaggcCCCGCTGCAGGATGGGTGTTGTACAGCCTATCTGCTTAGCACTTTGGGAAAGCCTGAGCCAACCCTTGCGCTCCCTAATACCTTTAAGTACCTTTCCTCGCCACACCTCGgcttcctgcttttttctgaagtttgcGATGACAATGACCTGGCTGCCCTTTGTTTACGTGCTTGTAAAACTCAGCACATCCTTCAGCCTGTTCAGGGTTAGGCTGAAAAAGCAGCACCACAAAACATTCATGATGTGCAGCATTGTCCAATTACTAATTCCATTATTCCCATCAGTTCTGCG
The DNA window shown above is from Grus americana isolate bGruAme1 chromosome 3, bGruAme1.mat, whole genome shotgun sequence and carries:
- the BMP2 gene encoding bone morphogenetic protein 2 isoform X1, producing the protein MVAATRSLLALLLCQVLLGGAAGLMPEVGRRRFSEPGRAASAAQRPEDLLSEFELRLLHMFGLKRRPSPGKDVVIPPYMLDLYRLHAGQQLGQPPALGYPLERAASRANTVRSFHHEEVLEELPETSGKTARRFFFNLTSIPNEESITSAELQIFRKQVHGAFENNSSYHHRINIYEIIKPATATSKDPVTRLLDTRLVHHNASKWESFDVTPAVLRWIAHGQPNHGFVVEVVHLDKENSASKRHVRISRSLHQDEDSWSQLRPLLVTFGHDGKGHPLHKREKRQAKHKQRKRHKYSCKRHPLYVDFNDVGWNDWIVAPPGYSAFYCHGECPFPLADHLNSTNHAIVQTLVNSVNSKIPKACCVPTELSAISMLYLDENEKVVLKNYQDMVVEGCGCR
- the BMP2 gene encoding bone morphogenetic protein 2 isoform X3 — translated: MVAATRSLLALLLCQVLLGGAAGLMPEVGRRRFSEPGRAASAAQRPEDLLSEFELRLLHMFGLKRRPSPGKDVVIPPYMLDLYRLHAGQQLGQPPALGYPLERAASRANTVRSFHHEEVLEELPETSGKTARRFFFNLTSIPNEESITSAELQIFRKQVHGAFENNSSYHHRINIYEIIKPATATSKDPVTRLLDTRNTRGNKNQERTEGMEEPCLRLARTLFGDLTVCLLLQALPSDYCLTSDHTRKASETIMDKSSSGSGPISRSAIC
- the BMP2 gene encoding bone morphogenetic protein 2 isoform X2 — encoded protein: MVAATRSLLALLLCQVLLGGAAGLMPEVGRRRFSEPGRAASAAQRPEDLLSEFELRLLHMFGLKRRPSPGKDVVIPPYMLDLYRLHAGQQLGQPPALGYPLERAASRANTVRSFHHEEVLEELPETSGKTARRFFFNLTSIPNEESITSAELQIFRKQVHGAFENNSSYHHRINIYEIIKPATATSKDPVTRLLDTRNTRGNKNQERTEGMEEPCLRLARTLFGDLTVCLLLQALPSDYCLTSVSPFQVPRAISQSRLLEKQYKHKQQLCSG